A single region of the Bacillus cereus genome encodes:
- a CDS encoding CamS family sex pheromone protein: MKKMALFIASLSLLLGACSNNTIEKKDEVVQKDTKEKSMIPRTAVSKDYYRTVIPLKDQKVINTVNVKTNSKLDLAEYENGLMNIASKQFDTENYVLQLNQYIPEKTIDELVTKQEVPVLTNIIEQDYFGKQNSNELSLSGVVIGLSMSSSVSNEEAISKGTEVAKQLIEAINKNDKYNKSPITFAIFKQESTSSLKNGTYISNATVQKNETNLGNWDTIDEKSYSYPSQEFAGAQGEDNKKLDDFSEAIKKFSPGDYIPVNAKISYKQNKMDKLKMDIVVKYNGKSELMALSQMAAQSMVEKFPKDAKVQLQIKSESKIEAVIIKEKNSDKPFVSFL; the protein is encoded by the coding sequence ATGAAGAAAATGGCGTTATTCATCGCAAGCTTAAGTTTATTACTGGGGGCTTGCAGCAATAATACTATTGAGAAGAAAGATGAAGTTGTGCAGAAAGATACGAAAGAAAAAAGTATGATTCCGAGAACTGCTGTTTCTAAGGATTACTATAGAACTGTTATTCCTTTAAAAGACCAAAAGGTAATTAATACAGTTAATGTTAAAACTAATTCTAAACTAGATTTAGCAGAATATGAAAATGGTTTAATGAATATTGCTTCAAAACAATTTGATACAGAAAATTACGTATTACAATTAAATCAATATATTCCAGAGAAAACAATTGATGAATTAGTTACGAAACAAGAAGTACCAGTTTTGACTAATATTATAGAACAAGACTACTTCGGCAAACAGAATTCAAATGAACTAAGCTTATCTGGTGTAGTTATTGGTTTATCTATGTCTTCAAGTGTATCTAATGAGGAAGCTATTTCTAAAGGTACTGAAGTTGCCAAGCAACTTATAGAAGCTATTAATAAAAATGATAAATATAACAAATCTCCAATTACGTTTGCTATATTTAAGCAAGAAAGCACAAGCTCTTTAAAGAATGGTACTTATATTTCAAACGCTACTGTTCAAAAGAATGAGACTAACCTTGGAAATTGGGATACTATTGATGAAAAATCGTATTCGTATCCTTCTCAAGAATTTGCGGGAGCACAAGGAGAAGACAATAAAAAGTTAGATGATTTTTCAGAAGCAATAAAGAAATTCTCTCCAGGAGATTATATCCCTGTTAATGCTAAGATTTCTTATAAGCAAAATAAGATGGATAAATTAAAGATGGATATTGTCGTTAAATATAATGGTAAGTCAGAATTAATGGCGCTTTCTCAAATGGCTGCTCAAAGTATGGTAGAAAAATTCCCTAAAGATGCTAAAGTTCAATTACAGATAAAGTCTGAGAGTAAAATCGAGGCTGTTATTATAAAAGAGAAGAACAGCGATAAACCGTTCGTTTCTTTCCTATAA
- the ytxJ gene encoding bacillithiol system redox-active protein YtxJ encodes MSMMKIETIEELEALVEKNEPYVLFKHSTTCPISHGAYTEFQAYCREEREVPAYYLYVQDARDVSNHVAEQYSIKHESPQVLYIKDGMVVWHTSHWNIKKEALEENVK; translated from the coding sequence ATGAGTATGATGAAGATTGAAACGATTGAAGAACTTGAAGCGTTAGTAGAAAAGAACGAGCCTTACGTTCTTTTTAAGCATAGTACGACATGCCCAATTAGTCACGGTGCATATACTGAGTTTCAAGCGTATTGCCGTGAAGAAAGAGAAGTGCCAGCATATTACTTATACGTACAAGATGCGAGAGATGTTTCGAACCATGTTGCAGAGCAGTACAGCATTAAACATGAATCTCCGCAAGTGCTATACATAAAAGATGGAATGGTAGTATGGCATACATCGCATTGGAATATTAAAAAAGAAGCTTTAGAAGAGAATGTAAAATAG
- a CDS encoding DUF948 domain-containing protein, translated as MQVLLYVSAAVIAVAFAVLVVYVCRTLLSVQKTLENVASTLEGLEKQMQGISVETEQLLHKTNALADDIQQKSQSLNKVVEGVDGIGTTIHSLNTKLRNVSESVTDEIENNADKVAQVVQWSSAAIEVYNHYRATRQDKKVEKEERKLERAEQKAEKREKRSRLHMRGE; from the coding sequence ATGCAAGTTCTTTTATATGTAAGTGCGGCTGTTATCGCGGTTGCTTTCGCTGTATTAGTAGTGTATGTATGCAGAACGTTGTTATCGGTTCAGAAAACGTTAGAAAACGTTGCGAGCACATTAGAAGGTTTAGAAAAGCAAATGCAAGGAATAAGCGTAGAGACGGAGCAATTATTACATAAGACAAATGCGTTAGCTGATGATATTCAACAGAAGTCACAGTCGCTAAATAAAGTAGTAGAAGGTGTAGATGGAATCGGAACGACGATTCACTCTTTAAATACGAAGCTTCGCAATGTATCAGAGTCTGTTACGGACGAAATTGAAAATAACGCAGATAAAGTAGCACAAGTTGTACAATGGAGCAGCGCAGCAATCGAAGTATACAATCATTACCGTGCTACGAGACAAGATAAAAAGGTTGAAAAAGAAGAGCGTAAACTTGAGAGAGCTGAGCAGAAGGCTGAAAAGAGAGAAAAACGCTCTAGACTTCACATGAGAGGTGAGTAA
- a CDS encoding aminopeptidase produces MKDPRIEKLAYNLINYSIRLQKGEKVLIENFGLQKELVTALVKEAYAAGGFPFVSLKDHQVDRSLLMGATEEHFEQIAAYEASVMKDMDAYIGLRSGDNINEQADVPSERMKVHGQTVGKKVHRDIRVPKTRWVVLRYPNASMAQLAKMSTEAFEDFYFEVCNLDYGKMDKAMDSLVTLMNKTDKVRLTGPGTDLTFSIKDIPAIKCSGHLNIPDGEVYSAPVRDSVNGTVSYNTPSPYNGYTFENVQLKFENGQIVEATANDSERINKIFDTDEGARYVGEFAIGVNPYILHPMGDILFDEKIDGSFHFTPGQAYDDAWNGNNSNIHWDLVCIQRPEYGGGEIYFDDVLIRKDGRFVVSELEALNPENLK; encoded by the coding sequence ATGAAAGATCCACGCATTGAAAAGTTAGCATACAATTTAATTAACTACTCTATCCGCTTACAAAAAGGCGAAAAAGTATTAATTGAAAACTTTGGCTTACAAAAAGAACTTGTAACTGCACTTGTAAAAGAAGCATATGCAGCTGGTGGTTTCCCATTCGTTTCTTTAAAAGATCATCAAGTAGATCGCTCTTTATTAATGGGTGCTACTGAAGAACATTTCGAACAAATCGCTGCATATGAAGCGAGCGTAATGAAAGATATGGACGCTTATATCGGTCTTCGCTCTGGTGATAACATTAACGAACAAGCTGACGTTCCAAGTGAACGTATGAAAGTTCACGGCCAAACAGTTGGTAAAAAAGTTCATAGAGACATCCGCGTTCCGAAAACGCGCTGGGTTGTTCTTCGCTACCCAAATGCTTCTATGGCGCAGCTTGCTAAAATGAGCACAGAAGCTTTCGAAGACTTCTACTTCGAAGTTTGTAACTTAGACTACGGTAAAATGGATAAGGCGATGGATAGCCTTGTTACATTAATGAATAAAACAGATAAAGTTCGCCTAACTGGTCCTGGAACTGACTTAACATTCTCTATTAAAGACATTCCAGCTATTAAATGCTCAGGTCATTTAAACATTCCAGACGGTGAAGTATATTCTGCACCAGTTCGTGATTCTGTTAACGGTACAGTTTCTTACAATACACCATCACCTTACAACGGTTATACATTTGAAAATGTACAACTTAAGTTTGAAAACGGCCAAATCGTTGAAGCAACTGCAAACGATTCAGAGCGCATTAACAAAATCTTCGATACAGACGAAGGCGCACGCTACGTTGGTGAGTTCGCGATTGGCGTAAACCCATACATCTTACATCCAATGGGAGACATCCTATTCGATGAAAAAATTGATGGCAGCTTCCACTTCACACCTGGACAAGCTTATGACGATGCATGGAACGGCAACAACTCTAACATCCACTGGGATTTAGTATGCATTCAGCGCCCTGAATACGGCGGCGGCGAAATTTACTTCGACGACGTATTAATCCGTAAAGACGGACGCTTCGTTGTATCTGAACTAGAAGCTTTAAACCCAGAGAACTTAAAATAA
- a CDS encoding PH domain-containing protein — MNFPIQRSKSAIIFVSLTLAFLVVYPIVMFFTRKGDWVSALIGVGLCFIVNGPLVWEIFIKKHKIENGVLKYGVLNEDVVLKDIRIIRQVGKSLEITTNAYKVHMIAMPQDTDEFLALIEKENPYVKIEMVGK; from the coding sequence ATGAACTTTCCAATTCAAAGAAGTAAGTCTGCAATAATTTTCGTTAGTCTAACGTTAGCTTTCCTGGTGGTATATCCGATTGTAATGTTCTTTACAAGAAAAGGGGATTGGGTTTCAGCTCTAATTGGGGTGGGGTTATGCTTCATTGTAAATGGCCCTCTCGTTTGGGAAATATTTATTAAAAAACATAAAATCGAAAATGGTGTGCTAAAATACGGCGTTTTAAATGAAGATGTTGTATTGAAAGATATTAGAATTATTCGCCAAGTTGGGAAGTCTCTTGAAATTACGACGAATGCATATAAAGTACATATGATTGCAATGCCGCAAGATACGGATGAATTCTTGGCGCTTATTGAGAAAGAAAATCCATATGTAAAAATAGAAATGGTAGGGAAGTAA
- a CDS encoding GNAT family N-acetyltransferase, with translation MNEKICIISYENKFQDEVVDLIVHIQQKEYNVPITKEEQPDLLEIETFYQRDNGNFWVATYDGKVVGTVALLDIGNDQVALRKMFVKKEFRGKEWGASHMLLQTAISWAKEKNLEDIYLGTTVKFLAAHRFYEKNGFQSVSIEGLPKSFPVLEVDKKFYRYIV, from the coding sequence ATGAACGAGAAGATTTGTATTATTTCTTATGAAAATAAGTTTCAAGATGAAGTAGTAGATCTCATTGTTCATATTCAGCAAAAAGAGTACAATGTCCCAATTACGAAAGAAGAGCAGCCGGACTTACTAGAAATAGAAACGTTCTATCAAAGGGACAACGGAAATTTTTGGGTAGCAACTTATGATGGTAAAGTAGTTGGAACGGTAGCTTTATTAGATATTGGGAATGATCAAGTAGCATTAAGAAAAATGTTCGTGAAGAAAGAGTTCCGCGGAAAAGAATGGGGTGCATCACATATGTTACTTCAAACGGCAATTTCTTGGGCGAAGGAAAAGAACTTGGAAGACATTTATTTAGGAACAACAGTTAAATTTCTAGCAGCACACCGTTTTTACGAAAAGAATGGTTTTCAAAGCGTGAGTATAGAAGGGTTACCAAAAAGTTTTCCGGTGTTAGAGGTAGATAAGAAATTTTATAGATATATCGTTTAA
- a CDS encoding GNAT family N-acetyltransferase translates to MFTLRVDDEIELQLLEKHHKEELYELIDQNRTHLRRWLPWVDGTKSADAYNEIFPMWLKKFAEGDGFETGIRYKGKLVGMVGIHPVSWGKKATSLGYYLAEDAGGKGIMTRSVKTVLHYAFENLKLNKIEIRCGVENVKSRAIPERLGFKLDGVLRDEEWVYDHFQDIAVYSLLASEWKKIR, encoded by the coding sequence ATGTTCACACTTCGAGTAGATGATGAAATTGAACTACAACTATTAGAAAAACATCATAAAGAGGAACTATATGAATTAATAGATCAGAATCGTACCCATTTAAGAAGATGGCTTCCATGGGTAGATGGGACGAAATCTGCTGATGCGTATAATGAGATTTTTCCGATGTGGTTAAAGAAATTTGCAGAAGGAGATGGGTTTGAAACTGGTATACGTTATAAAGGAAAGCTCGTTGGGATGGTGGGGATTCATCCGGTGAGCTGGGGTAAAAAAGCGACGAGCCTTGGATATTATCTTGCAGAAGATGCTGGTGGAAAAGGTATTATGACGCGAAGTGTGAAAACTGTGCTTCACTATGCATTTGAAAATTTAAAGCTGAATAAAATTGAAATCAGGTGCGGTGTTGAAAATGTGAAAAGTCGTGCAATCCCAGAACGTTTAGGGTTTAAGTTAGATGGGGTTTTAAGAGATGAAGAATGGGTATATGATCATTTTCAAGATATCGCTGTGTATAGTTTACTAGCTTCAGAATGGAAGAAGATTCGATGA
- a CDS encoding DMT family transporter, with amino-acid sequence MKNKVYAQLLGFAIFTGGTFNASKYAVQYFEAIHIAAWRFGIAAFVMLCLLKIRKDFEVAVWRENRTYYLLLGIVGVFGFNFFFFLGMKHTEAINGALIMATNPFVTTLLASVILREKIIKRQGIGMLLALLGVVFVLTQGSFAILQNLSFSKGDFYILLGNICWALYGVLGRRFIKTGSPIQTTTYTMTIGALAFIVISFTQKSIVPVLEIPLLAWGAILFMAIGMSVLGYLWWNNGIAQIGTARTSLFFNLVPVVTMFISFIEGVNITPAQSVGMILVVTGVLYSSGFIQIKPKKV; translated from the coding sequence ATGAAGAATAAAGTATACGCTCAGTTACTTGGATTTGCAATTTTCACTGGTGGGACATTTAATGCTTCGAAATATGCCGTGCAGTATTTTGAAGCGATTCATATAGCAGCATGGCGCTTTGGAATTGCTGCATTTGTGATGTTATGTTTGTTAAAAATACGAAAAGATTTTGAGGTAGCGGTATGGAGGGAGAATAGGACTTATTACCTTTTGCTAGGTATTGTTGGTGTATTCGGTTTTAACTTCTTTTTCTTTTTAGGTATGAAACATACAGAAGCTATTAATGGTGCACTGATTATGGCGACGAACCCGTTCGTTACGACGCTGTTAGCAAGTGTCATTTTACGAGAGAAAATCATAAAGCGCCAAGGTATCGGAATGTTACTTGCATTACTAGGTGTTGTCTTTGTACTTACACAAGGTTCGTTTGCAATACTACAAAATTTATCATTTTCAAAAGGAGATTTTTATATTTTGTTAGGGAATATTTGCTGGGCGTTATACGGTGTGCTAGGCAGAAGGTTTATTAAAACTGGTAGCCCAATACAAACTACGACATATACGATGACTATTGGTGCCCTTGCTTTTATTGTGATATCTTTCACTCAAAAAAGTATAGTACCAGTTTTGGAAATTCCTTTGTTAGCTTGGGGAGCGATTCTTTTTATGGCAATTGGAATGAGTGTGCTCGGTTACTTATGGTGGAATAATGGAATTGCTCAAATTGGGACAGCAAGAACATCCTTATTTTTTAATCTAGTACCTGTTGTTACAATGTTTATTTCTTTTATTGAAGGAGTGAATATAACGCCCGCACAATCCGTAGGAATGATATTAGTTGTTACGGGTGTATTGTATTCTTCTGGTTTTATACAAATAAAACCAAAAAAAGTATGA
- a CDS encoding MerR family transcriptional regulator: MYKIGEVAELTGMGIHTLRYYEKLGLLPPPTRNSGIRQYTEGDVRLLKFLYSLKQTGMSLEEMAEFASDGCIIEEIRQRKEEVPAKVKKRISILTTHLERLKEQQEQLQKVVQLTEEKLEIYYGFLEGEKSEADNEE, from the coding sequence ATGTATAAAATCGGTGAAGTAGCAGAATTAACAGGGATGGGCATTCATACTTTGCGTTACTATGAGAAATTAGGATTATTACCACCACCAACGCGAAATAGCGGGATTCGTCAATATACAGAAGGTGATGTGCGTCTATTAAAATTTTTATATTCGTTAAAACAAACTGGAATGTCATTAGAAGAGATGGCTGAGTTTGCAAGTGATGGATGTATTATAGAGGAGATTAGGCAGAGAAAAGAGGAAGTACCAGCGAAAGTAAAAAAGAGAATTTCAATTTTAACAACTCACTTGGAGCGATTAAAAGAACAGCAGGAACAATTGCAAAAAGTTGTTCAGTTAACGGAGGAGAAGCTAGAAATTTATTACGGTTTTTTAGAAGGGGAAAAATCGGAGGCTGACAATGAAGAATAA
- a CDS encoding PadR family transcriptional regulator → MEKNDNFIIQLRKGVFDLAILSLISKQPMYGYEITSALQEIPVFHIPNGSIYPILNRITKNNWAVSYWEESGDGPKRKYYRITDEGREILYSRLHDYDAVYQALMLLAKGEDKK, encoded by the coding sequence ATGGAAAAAAATGATAATTTTATAATTCAATTAAGAAAAGGTGTTTTTGATCTCGCTATTTTGTCTTTAATAAGTAAACAACCTATGTACGGATATGAAATCACAAGCGCATTACAAGAAATCCCTGTATTCCATATTCCAAATGGTTCGATTTACCCTATATTAAATCGAATCACAAAAAACAATTGGGCTGTTTCCTATTGGGAAGAGTCTGGTGATGGCCCAAAAAGAAAATACTATCGAATTACAGACGAAGGGAGAGAAATTTTATATAGTCGCTTACATGATTATGATGCAGTGTATCAAGCTCTAATGTTACTAGCTAAAGGAGAGGATAAAAAATGA
- a CDS encoding HAAS signaling domain-containing protein, whose product MNKEQFFANELITSFLQDFHKGLMNLPTSAREQHVLEIKSDLYENALSKESEGIPSASIPSQVIEEFLPPKELAQEIAVEYTDVIQHAQQSTNTFIKYFTGFSVAPLGALSTPIALGFINISANLPFLLAFIASNIWFIYRENHWNTDLLKFFKTVITFSSSVLIALPFAFFAIRIMITKQFDMFSFYYLIGYVLFSSLYMVLLKQLYKKNKQYQHINAF is encoded by the coding sequence ATGAACAAAGAACAATTCTTTGCAAATGAACTCATTACTTCTTTCTTACAGGATTTCCACAAAGGTTTAATGAACTTACCTACGTCAGCAAGAGAACAACATGTGCTCGAAATCAAATCCGATTTATATGAAAATGCATTAAGTAAAGAAAGTGAAGGGATACCATCAGCAAGCATTCCTTCACAAGTGATTGAAGAATTTCTTCCTCCAAAAGAATTAGCACAGGAAATTGCAGTAGAATATACAGATGTTATTCAACATGCACAGCAATCTACAAATACATTTATCAAATACTTTACTGGGTTCTCAGTTGCTCCACTCGGTGCTCTATCAACGCCTATCGCACTAGGTTTTATAAATATTTCAGCTAACTTACCATTTTTGTTAGCCTTTATTGCAAGCAACATTTGGTTCATCTATAGGGAAAATCATTGGAATACAGATTTATTAAAGTTTTTTAAAACAGTTATTACCTTTAGTTCTAGCGTTTTAATTGCTCTTCCATTTGCATTTTTCGCGATTCGAATTATGATAACAAAACAATTCGATATGTTTTCATTCTATTATTTAATTGGATATGTACTTTTTAGTTCACTATATATGGTTTTATTAAAACAACTATACAAAAAGAATAAACAATACCAACATATCAACGCTTTTTAA
- the murC gene encoding UDP-N-acetylmuramate--L-alanine ligase: MTVYHFVGIKGTGMSSLAQILHDMKHTVQGSDYEKRFFTQTALEKRGISILPFDKNNIKEGQVIIAGNAFPDTHEEIVAAKELNIPVHRYHHFLGDLMNQYTSVAVTGAHGKTSTTGLLAHVMQGAHPTSYLIGDGTGHGVENSKYFVFEACEYRRHFLSYYPDYAIMTNIDFDHPDYFSDINDVFSAFQEMALQVKKGIIACGDDEELQKIQAKVPVIFYGFGEDNDFQARNIQKRTDGTIFDVFVRNTYYDTFKITGYGDHSVLNALAVIALCHYENVDVEAVKHQLTTFEGVKRRFNEKPMGEQVIIDDYAHHPTEINATIEAARQKHPEREVVAVFQPHTFSRTEKFLDEFAESLSKADQVYLCDIFGSARENKGELTIEDLQKRIDGAELITDTTTDVLKKHKNGVLIFMGAGDIQKFEAAYVKEVQVAEK, encoded by the coding sequence ATGACAGTTTACCATTTTGTAGGAATTAAAGGAACAGGAATGAGTTCATTAGCGCAAATTCTTCATGACATGAAGCATACTGTTCAAGGGTCTGATTATGAAAAGCGTTTCTTTACACAAACAGCATTGGAAAAGCGTGGTATTTCCATCCTTCCTTTTGATAAAAATAATATTAAAGAAGGACAAGTGATTATCGCAGGAAATGCATTTCCTGATACGCATGAAGAAATCGTAGCAGCAAAAGAATTAAATATCCCAGTACATCGTTACCATCACTTCTTAGGTGATCTTATGAATCAGTACACAAGTGTTGCTGTAACTGGTGCACATGGAAAAACATCAACTACAGGTTTGTTAGCCCATGTAATGCAAGGCGCACACCCAACATCTTACCTTATTGGAGATGGAACTGGGCATGGGGTAGAAAATAGTAAGTATTTTGTATTTGAAGCTTGTGAGTATCGTCGTCATTTCTTGTCTTACTATCCAGACTATGCAATCATGACAAATATTGATTTCGATCACCCGGATTATTTTTCAGACATCAATGATGTATTCAGTGCATTCCAAGAGATGGCATTGCAAGTGAAAAAGGGCATTATTGCATGTGGTGATGATGAAGAACTTCAAAAAATTCAAGCGAAAGTACCTGTTATTTTCTATGGATTTGGAGAAGATAATGATTTCCAAGCACGTAACATCCAAAAGAGAACTGATGGTACTATATTCGATGTATTTGTTCGTAATACGTATTATGATACGTTCAAAATCACAGGATATGGCGATCACAGCGTATTAAATGCATTAGCAGTAATTGCGCTTTGCCATTATGAAAACGTTGATGTAGAAGCAGTTAAGCATCAGCTAACAACTTTTGAAGGCGTAAAACGTCGCTTTAATGAAAAGCCAATGGGAGAGCAAGTTATCATCGATGACTATGCACACCATCCGACAGAAATTAATGCAACGATTGAAGCAGCTCGTCAAAAACATCCAGAGCGTGAAGTTGTCGCTGTATTCCAGCCGCACACATTCTCACGTACAGAAAAGTTCTTAGATGAGTTTGCTGAAAGCCTAAGCAAAGCTGACCAAGTATACTTATGTGATATTTTCGGATCAGCGCGCGAAAACAAAGGTGAATTAACAATTGAAGATCTGCAAAAGCGTATTGACGGTGCAGAACTAATTACAGATACAACAACGGATGTATTAAAGAAACATAAAAACGGCGTTTTAATTTTCATGGGCGCAGGAGACATCCAAAAATTCGAAGCAGCTTACGTAAAAGAAGTTCAAGTTGCAGAGAAGTAA
- a CDS encoding nicotinate phosphoribosyltransferase codes for MKEIELKLKGEINRLTNKTFKFDERVGEGWFSAVYFLKTREIIEEFRPKSVVTMQFFQKEHAVLCGTDEVIALLQTFAKNPEELEIYSLKDGDNISPFETVLTIHGPYENFGFLEGVIDGILARRTSVATNVYNVVQAARSVDKEKPVIFMGDRDDHYTQQAGDGYAAYIGGMSAQATHAMNEWWGRSGMGTMPHALIQMFNGDVVEAAKAYHKKFPEDELVVLIDYNNDVITDALRVAREFGSTLKGVRVDTSRTMIDQYFIRHPEVLGTFDPRGVNPSLVFALRKALDEEGFQHVDIVVTGGFDEKRIREFEAQNVPVDIYGVGSSLLKMNIGFTGDNVELNGKPEAKAGRKYRPNPRLERVQLETKEDM; via the coding sequence ATGAAAGAAATTGAATTAAAATTAAAAGGTGAAATAAATCGACTAACAAATAAAACATTTAAATTTGATGAACGTGTTGGAGAAGGTTGGTTCTCTGCCGTTTACTTTTTAAAAACTAGAGAAATCATTGAAGAATTTCGCCCGAAAAGTGTTGTAACGATGCAGTTTTTCCAAAAAGAACATGCGGTTCTTTGCGGAACAGATGAGGTAATCGCATTGCTACAAACATTTGCCAAAAATCCTGAGGAATTAGAAATTTATTCTTTAAAGGATGGCGATAATATTAGTCCGTTTGAAACTGTTTTAACAATTCATGGTCCTTATGAAAATTTCGGATTTTTAGAAGGTGTAATTGATGGGATTTTAGCTCGTCGTACATCAGTTGCGACAAACGTATATAACGTTGTCCAAGCTGCACGTAGTGTAGATAAAGAAAAACCAGTTATTTTCATGGGAGATCGTGATGATCATTATACGCAACAAGCTGGTGACGGTTATGCGGCATACATCGGAGGTATGAGCGCACAAGCGACGCATGCAATGAATGAGTGGTGGGGCAGAAGTGGTATGGGGACGATGCCTCACGCATTAATTCAAATGTTTAATGGTGATGTTGTTGAAGCTGCAAAAGCGTATCATAAAAAATTCCCAGAAGATGAATTAGTTGTATTAATTGATTACAATAATGATGTCATTACAGATGCACTTCGCGTAGCGCGTGAATTTGGATCAACATTAAAAGGTGTGCGTGTCGATACGTCTCGTACAATGATTGATCAATACTTCATTCGTCACCCAGAAGTACTTGGAACATTTGATCCACGTGGTGTAAATCCATCGCTTGTATTTGCACTTCGTAAGGCTCTTGATGAGGAAGGGTTCCAACATGTAGATATCGTTGTAACTGGTGGTTTTGATGAGAAGCGTATTCGTGAATTTGAAGCTCAAAATGTTCCTGTCGATATATACGGAGTAGGAAGTAGCTTATTAAAAATGAATATTGGCTTTACTGGTGATAACGTAGAATTAAATGGAAAACCAGAAGCAAAAGCTGGTCGTAAATACCGTCCAAATCCACGTCTAGAGCGTGTTCAATTAGAAACAAAAGAAGATATGTAA